Below is a window of Candidatus Hydrogenedens sp. DNA.
CACTTTATCACAAAAATTTCAGAAAATATACGCGATGCTATCAGTATGATAAAAAAACCTAAAGCCATCTTAGGTGCAAGTTTCTTTTCTTGTCTTACCTGGGGAACCTTTTGGTTATCTTATATTTTTCTTTTCAAAGCATTTGATATACAATACCCGTGGTACACACCTCCAGTAAGTATTACATTATTATCCATTCTTATAAGTGTTCCCGGAGCACCGGGATTTATCGGGCAATTCCATGCAGGAATTATTGGAGGATTAGTTTTAACCGTACCAACGGTAGATATTAATATTGCACGGGCTATTGCTATATTAGGACATGGAGCCAATTTTATAAGTGTTATTGTTGTAGGACTTATATGTATATATATAGAGCAACTATCTTCCCATTCTTCAAATAACGAAAATATCTAATCTTACAAATAAAATAATAGTGTAGGGGCGAAAGATTTTCCGCCCCTACAAAAAACGGAGAGGTAATGTTATATGGTAAAAAAGATTAGTTTCTTTCGAATTTCGGTTTTAGTTCTTCTAAGGTTAAAAAGCCATCCTTATTTTCATCCTTCCGATTAAATACCTCATCATTCATATTCGGGAATAACTTTTTCACCTCCTCACGCGAGAGTTTGCCATCATTATCCGTATCTGCTTGTTTAAATTTTGCTCGAGCATGCTCCGCCCAATCACGGACATCTTCCTTCGTAATAAAACCATCATTGTTAGTATCCATTCGTTTAAACCGTTCTTCGGTTATGTGTGGACGAACTGCCTTTAACTCTTCTAAGGATACCTTCCCATCATTATTCGTATCTGCTTCTTTAAGCAATTCCATTACTTTTTGACCCATAGGTCGCTGACCTTCCGGTCCCGGTCCTCTACCCGGAGGAACAGGTTTATTGGGTGGTAATGGAGGTTTGGGTCCACGCGGAGGTTTAATTGACTTAAACTCATCCAGCGTCAATTTGCCATCACCATCTTTATCTGCTTCCTTGAAAACTTCCTCTACTCGTTGTTTCATTTTCTCACGAGGCATCTCCTCTCGAGAAGGTCTATTCCCTCTTTCCATCTTTGGAGGTCTATCGGGACGCATATCGTTCGGAGGTGGACCTTGAGGTCTGGGTGGACGGTTCTTATGCATTTCTATAAATTCCTCTAATGACAGATTGCCATCTGCATTCTTATCTGCCTTTTTAAATACCTCTTCCATAGCAGGACGATTAGGGGGTGGTCCCGGAGGTGGACCGGGTTCGTCTTTACCTATAGCACCCGGAGGTGGAGGACCTTGCGGTGCAGGCGGTTGAGCCATAGCCCATTGTGTCATTAATAGGACACACAACCCAGCGAACAGTGTTATTGTAATTTGCTTTTTCATGGTGGTAACTCCTTCTATTTGGTTTTATTTAATTTGTCTCTCCTTGAGACTTCATTATTGTAAACACCACTACTTATTAAAAGTTCCCTTTAAACAAAAGTTTGAAACGGATATCAGATTTATTACAAAATATTACAATTAGAACTTGTGGTCTTAAAATGATTAAAATATATTACTTACCGTAAACTATTATATGTTGTGAATGGAGTTGTTCTTTGATTTACGCAATAATTTCTGATATACATGCAAATGCAGAAGCACTCAAAGTTGTGTTAGATGCAATAGATAGAGAAAAAATTGAACAGATAATTTGTTTAGGTGATGTTGTTGGTTACAATGCAGAACCTAATGAATGTATTGATATTTTAAGGGAACGCAAAATACCCACGATATTAGGAAATCATGATGCCGTTGCCTGTGAATTAGAGGAGCCATGGGGATTTAATGCTGTGGCTCTTCCCGCCATTCTTTGGACACGAAAAGAATTAACGGAAGATAATAAAGAGTGGCTACAACGCCTACCTGACACATTAAATTTCGTTGATTTTGCGGCTGTTCATGGGGCTCCCAAAAACCATAATACTTACATTTTTACATGGGAAGATGTTCATCCCTTCTTATATTTCTTGGAAGAACAAAACACCGAATTATGTTTTCATGGGCACACACATATACCCATTATTCTCTCTTCCGATGGAACTTACAGCCTCGATGAAGATGGAAATTTTAAGATGAAACGGGGAAAAGAATATTTCATTAATCCGGGTTCTGTAGGACAACCTCGCGATGGTGATTCGCATGCCGCTTTTGGAATTTTGGACACTGAAACCAATATATACAAACAAGTTCGTGTCGAGTATAATATAGAAGTCACCGCAAGAAAAGTGCTCGAAGCAAGTCTACATCCTTTTCTTGCGGAACGACTACAACATGGAAGATAGTCTTCTATTCTTAACTCAAGCGGTAAGGTTTTTCAATTATGTCCGAAGCTAAAATCAGTCGTAAATCCAAAGAAACAGAAATTAAATTACTCGTCCGTTTTCCGGGAACGGGACAATCTAAAATAAATACAGGTGTTGGTTTTTTAGACCACATGTTAACACTTTTTTCCAAACACTCCGGCATGGATATTGAATTAGAGGCAAAAGGTGATTTGGAAGTAGATGCTCATCATACCGTAGAAGATGTTGGAATCTGTCTGGGGAAAGCCTGTGCCCAACTCTTTCCTGATATAGAAAAAAGAAACCGTTATGGACATGCCGTAGTCCCGATGGATGAGGCTCTTTCTGAAGTTATCATAGACCTCAGTGGGAGACCGTATCTTTATTTTTCTGCGGATTTACCCCGTGTTAAATTAGGAACATTTGATATAGAATTGACGGAAGAATTCTTTAGAGCCTTTTCAAATCATTTCAAAATAACTTTACATATCCTATTACGATATGGTAAAAATACACATCACTGTATAGAAGCCCTTTTTAAGGCATGTGCTCGAGCACTCTCTCAATCTCTGGAAGAAAACACCAACTATGCCCGTTATGGCTCTTCGACAAAAGGAATGATTGATTCATGATTGCAATTATAGATTATGGAATGGGAAATTTAAGAAGTGCACAGAAAGCCCTGGAAAAGGTCGGTTGTGAAGCAGTAATCACAGAAAATCCTAAAGACCTGATGGATGCTGATGCCGGGATATTGCCCGGTGTCGGGGCTTTTCGTGATTGTTATGAAGGTTTAAAACAAAAAGGATTTGTTGACCCTATCAAAGAATTTGTTCAAACGGGAAAACCTTTATTGGGAATATGTATAGGGCTACAACTTCTTTTTGAATATGGAGAAGAAGGAGGTGGCTCTGAAGGATTAGGAATTTTTAAGGGAAAAGTAATTCGATTTCCATCAACAGAACAAACGGGGCTCAAAGTGCCTCACATGGGTTGGAATTTGGTTCAACCTGTTCCTGGTAAAAACAACCCTTTACTTCCATCGGGTAAAGGTGGTTATGCTTATTTTGTTCATAGTTACTACCCTCAACCTACCGATGATAATATTGTTCTCGCAACTTGCGATTACGGAGTTTCTTTTCCCTGCATGGTAGGAAATGGCTCTATTTTGGGTGTCCAATTTCATCCGGAAAAAAGTCAACAATTTGGATTGCAAATTTTACATAATTTTGGAGAGTTCATTAAAAGGAAAACAACCTGATGTTTCGAAGAATATTAGTCCCTGTAGATGGAAGTGAACAATCGTTAAAGGGGCTAAGATATGCTATTCATTGGACAAAAAATGTAAAAGGGGGGCTAACCCTTCTTCATGTCATTGATATTAAACTTTTAGAAGGTCCTCTTTTACGCGATGTAAGTAGCATATTAGGTGTAACACCGTGGACGAATTATCAAAATCAGATACATGCTTTATTGGAAGAACGAGGGAAACAAATATTAAACCTATGTGAAACAGAGTGTCAGAAAAATGAAATTTCTTGTGAAAAAATATTAAAAACAGGTATTATTTCACGAACAATTTTAGAAGAAAGCGAACTATACGACATTATTATTATCGGCAAATCTGGCGAACATTCCCGTTGGTCAGAAGGTTTCTTAGGCGGGACCACGCAGGCGGTTATTCGTCGCTCCAAACGCCCAGTCCTTATAACCAATCAGGCTGAATTTCGACGGGGACCTTTTATCCTCGCTTATGACGGTTCACCATCAGCAAAAGAAGCACTTCGTATCTCTACCGAATTAGCAAAAATATGGGATGTTACCTGCCATGTTGTTTATGTGGCGAACAAACCTGAAGAAGAAATCATAAACGAGGCAATTAAATACTTAAAAACGAATGAGGTTCCTTTTTTATCTCATACAATTCATGAAAGTTCTCCTTCAACAGGAATATTAGATATGGCTCGAAAAATTTCTGCCGAATTAATTGTTATGGGAGCCTTTGGGAAAAATCGGGTCCATGAATGGCTTTTGGGTAGCAATACTCATTCTGTAATTCATACTTCAACATGTCCAACGCTTCTAACAAGATTAGGTTAAAAATATTTTTATGGAAACATATAATAATTTAAAAAAAGCCGAAGAAATGATTCGAAGATTCAAAGGGTTACCTTCCGTGCCTGTTGTTTTATCGGAGGCACTACGCATAACTGCAGACCCTTCTGTAAGTTATGATAAGGTAATCAAAATTATATCTCAAGACCCTAATCTGTCCGGGCGTTTGTTACGCATTGCCAATTCCCCTTATTACGGACTTAAACATCGTGTAACAAACCTTCAACTGGCTTTAGTCATACTCGGCATTCGGGAATTCCGATGTATCCTTATCGGGTCGGCAGTTCTTGACCTGATGAAATTCAAAAATTTGCAGTATCAGGAACTCTATAAAAAACTGTGGCGAGAAAGTCTTTTCATGGCTTCCTTCTGTCGTGAGTTATCGCAATCATTAAAATTACCTTATGAAGGGGAAGATTTCCTTGTAGGTCTTCTTGCCAATATAGGCGCATCTATTTTACTAAGTGAAATATCTCAAAAATATTTTGAAATCATAAATCAATCCCTCAATAATCATAAAAAGCAGTTAGAACTTGAACAGCAACAATTTGGCTTTATACAAACGGATATAGCAAATATCTTTTTAAAGGATTGGGATATTCCACCAGTCCTTTGTGATACTATCTGGCGACAATACGATATAGATTATTTACCGATAGATAGCGCCATTGACCCGAAATTATCCGCATTACTAAGATTAGCTCGATACTCCCTGATAGAGATTCAGGAATCCGTTACCTATCAAGAAACCCTACAAAAATCTTTTACTATACTTGATACTACTTTTGAAAATTGCAAAGGTTTATGGGAAGAAATTAAAAAGTCCAAACAAACAATTCTTACTCAAAGTAAAATAGATTTAGAAAGCCTGTCTTAAAAGATACTAAAAGGATTTTAAGATGAGTAAAAAACAAAATATAAAATTAAATAAAGACGAGACATTGGAATCTATCGAACAAGAACTGAACAGTGCCATTCAATTCCTTGAAACTGTTAATCAAAAAGTACTCGAAACATTAAAAGACTCCCAAAAAGAAGAAGTAGAGATAGAAAAAAACAATGCAGAAAGTCCTGATATTGATAAAATTAATCCTGAAATTAATTCGTAATAATTAAGTATAATATCTGCATTGCTAAAAAATAATTTTTTAAACCTTTTCAATCCCTGTAAAATAACCGACTGAAATGACAAATTTTCCTTCTGACCAAAAGTTAAGAATTCTCATTACCGACCCCCACATTAAAGGCGGTGGACAAATTACTTATGTTTGCAGACTTGCCAAAGGGCTTCGGGAACAAGGGCATGAAGTTTATGTGGGATGCCGAAAAAATAGTATCTTTGTTGAATTCGCCCAAACATTTCAATACATACCATTAAACAGGTTCTATTTCGCAGGCGGATTAAGACCCAAAAAATGGATTGAAGATATCATTACTTTTAAGGCAACCCTTCAAGAAATAAAACCTGATATTATCCATACCAATGGCTCGCAAGACCATTGGACTTCTGCTATTACCAATCAATTACTTCATCACCGTTTTTGCCTTGTGCGAACCCGCCACAATACCTACTCACTCAGCAATCACCTGCTAAACCGCTGGCTAAACTTAAAATGCACCGATTATCATATCGCTGTCTGTGAGTTGGTTCGTCAGGAATTGATTAATAATAATCATTTCCCCGAAAACCGAATCTGTTCCATTCACAATGGAGTTGATATAAAAGAATTTCAACATAATGATGAACATAGAGAAAAATCTCGCAAAGAATTCGGTTTTCAAAATACGGATGTTGTCTGTGGTATCTCTGCAAGATTATCTCCTGCCAAAGGGCATATTTATCTTTTCAAAGCATTGCAAATGATTGCCTCAGAATGTCCTGAAATAAAGTTGCTTGTATTAGGAGCAGGGGAACTGGAAAAAGACTTAAAAAAATTAGCCATTGATTTGG
It encodes the following:
- a CDS encoding EF-hand domain-containing protein → MKKQITITLFAGLCVLLMTQWAMAQPPAPQGPPPPGAIGKDEPGPPPGPPPNRPAMEEVFKKADKNADGNLSLEEFIEMHKNRPPRPQGPPPNDMRPDRPPKMERGNRPSREEMPREKMKQRVEEVFKEADKDGDGKLTLDEFKSIKPPRGPKPPLPPNKPVPPGRGPGPEGQRPMGQKVMELLKEADTNNDGKVSLEELKAVRPHITEERFKRMDTNNDGFITKEDVRDWAEHARAKFKQADTDNDGKLSREEVKKLFPNMNDEVFNRKDENKDGFLTLEELKPKFERN
- a CDS encoding metallophosphoesterase family protein, encoding MIYAIISDIHANAEALKVVLDAIDREKIEQIICLGDVVGYNAEPNECIDILRERKIPTILGNHDAVACELEEPWGFNAVALPAILWTRKELTEDNKEWLQRLPDTLNFVDFAAVHGAPKNHNTYIFTWEDVHPFLYFLEEQNTELCFHGHTHIPIILSSDGTYSLDEDGNFKMKRGKEYFINPGSVGQPRDGDSHAAFGILDTETNIYKQVRVEYNIEVTARKVLEASLHPFLAERLQHGR
- the hisB gene encoding imidazoleglycerol-phosphate dehydratase HisB is translated as MSEAKISRKSKETEIKLLVRFPGTGQSKINTGVGFLDHMLTLFSKHSGMDIELEAKGDLEVDAHHTVEDVGICLGKACAQLFPDIEKRNRYGHAVVPMDEALSEVIIDLSGRPYLYFSADLPRVKLGTFDIELTEEFFRAFSNHFKITLHILLRYGKNTHHCIEALFKACARALSQSLEENTNYARYGSSTKGMIDS
- the hisH gene encoding imidazole glycerol phosphate synthase subunit HisH, translating into MIAIIDYGMGNLRSAQKALEKVGCEAVITENPKDLMDADAGILPGVGAFRDCYEGLKQKGFVDPIKEFVQTGKPLLGICIGLQLLFEYGEEGGGSEGLGIFKGKVIRFPSTEQTGLKVPHMGWNLVQPVPGKNNPLLPSGKGGYAYFVHSYYPQPTDDNIVLATCDYGVSFPCMVGNGSILGVQFHPEKSQQFGLQILHNFGEFIKRKTT
- a CDS encoding universal stress protein, with protein sequence MFRRILVPVDGSEQSLKGLRYAIHWTKNVKGGLTLLHVIDIKLLEGPLLRDVSSILGVTPWTNYQNQIHALLEERGKQILNLCETECQKNEISCEKILKTGIISRTILEESELYDIIIIGKSGEHSRWSEGFLGGTTQAVIRRSKRPVLITNQAEFRRGPFILAYDGSPSAKEALRISTELAKIWDVTCHVVYVANKPEEEIINEAIKYLKTNEVPFLSHTIHESSPSTGILDMARKISAELIVMGAFGKNRVHEWLLGSNTHSVIHTSTCPTLLTRLG
- a CDS encoding HDOD domain-containing protein — translated: METYNNLKKAEEMIRRFKGLPSVPVVLSEALRITADPSVSYDKVIKIISQDPNLSGRLLRIANSPYYGLKHRVTNLQLALVILGIREFRCILIGSAVLDLMKFKNLQYQELYKKLWRESLFMASFCRELSQSLKLPYEGEDFLVGLLANIGASILLSEISQKYFEIINQSLNNHKKQLELEQQQFGFIQTDIANIFLKDWDIPPVLCDTIWRQYDIDYLPIDSAIDPKLSALLRLARYSLIEIQESVTYQETLQKSFTILDTTFENCKGLWEEIKKSKQTILTQSKIDLESLS
- a CDS encoding glycosyltransferase family 4 protein, producing MTNFPSDQKLRILITDPHIKGGGQITYVCRLAKGLREQGHEVYVGCRKNSIFVEFAQTFQYIPLNRFYFAGGLRPKKWIEDIITFKATLQEIKPDIIHTNGSQDHWTSAITNQLLHHRFCLVRTRHNTYSLSNHLLNRWLNLKCTDYHIAVCELVRQELINNNHFPENRICSIHNGVDIKEFQHNDEHREKSRKEFGFQNTDVVCGISARLSPAKGHIYLFKALQMIASECPEIKLLVLGAGELEKDLKKLAIDLGISDKIVFAGYRKDMAYCTQAFDIAVLPSIDCDTSSFSLKEAMAEGKPVIASNYGGLPEIIDDGIEGKIVPAGTVEPLAQAIKELVKNSEIRTEMGKRARERAIYKFSIEQFINKTLEAYFKALEFHRENITH